Proteins encoded by one window of Musa acuminata AAA Group cultivar baxijiao chromosome BXJ2-9, Cavendish_Baxijiao_AAA, whole genome shotgun sequence:
- the LOC103997356 gene encoding WPP domain-containing protein 1, producing the protein MAEGAAAEAKGEIEKNTAAGGGYPSLVLKIWPPTQRTREAVLHRLVETLTSQSVLSKRYGSLPGDEAAAVAGTIEEEAFSAASAASVGGGADDDGIEVLHVYSQEISRRMVESAKARAAASAAAPNS; encoded by the coding sequence ATGGCCGAAGGCGCCGCGGCGGAGGCCAAGGGCGAAATCGAGAAGAATACGGCGGCGGGCGGCGGCTACCCGTCCCTCGTCCTCAAGATCTGGCCTCCGACGCAGCGGACGCGGGAGGCGGTGCTCCACCGCCTCGTGGAGACGCTCACCTCCCAATCTGTCCTCTCCAAGCGCTACGGCTCCCTCCCCGGAGACGAGGCCGCCGCCGTTGCCGGCACAATCGAGGAGGAGGCCTTTTCCGCCGCCTCCGCGGCGTCAGTCGGCGGCGGAGCCGACGATGACGGGATCGAGGTCCTCCACGTGTACTCCCAGGAGATCAGCCGGCGAATGGTCGAGTCTGCCAAGGCGAGGGCCGCGGCCTCCGCTGCCGCCCCCAACAGCTAA